The proteins below come from a single Miscanthus floridulus cultivar M001 chromosome 1, ASM1932011v1, whole genome shotgun sequence genomic window:
- the LOC136457322 gene encoding uncharacterized protein: MGSTVEVERVTVGATPSSPRRVGEAPGSDGGQLALVDTEAALLPPPLPLQRRLAVSKRLHPRSRQTLLVGDPPLAPRKALKVNVSSSAHQAAEAQAGVRRGAAPGEAVSEETAAQEKEEQVEEEEPMPRDVVGLGAEAGASAVAEATEGEAGAPETSDVRAVDAEAIGVAVAEARAPGSVETEAMEVETGALGNTGGNVDEDDTGRLSELIAQAEVGLQAKEDEDDTGRLSELIALAEVGLQAEEDDDAFFTQATAAVDEAEAAYYRRQAGQSNGMRDVRDSPPPVPEDARRRAVNRAHAKAQKRWKDAKVAKHTRKILAREELEKRRCRKRPAEVPTLAPLKALKVSPGSTAHWVVEVQAAIQRGAVSARADPKEPAAQGGATEATPTQMGEGAPPPREAEAHDLDGAEAPSVAEATEVEAPRASEAEATEAKAPRITEAAAAGAGAPGTTEATMAEAGAPGTTEADVIAAKPWAHEVEMKAAEASMAPLVQGPPPLRESAREVEVHPISSDDTS; the protein is encoded by the exons atgggttcgacggtggaggtggagcgggtgacggtgggggcgaccccatcatctccgcgaagggtcgggGAGGCgccggggtccgacggaggccagctggcactggtggacaccgaggccgcgctgctgccaccaccgctgccgttgcagaggaggctggcggtgtcgaagcggttgcatccccgttcgcg ACAGACGCTTCTGGTGGGAgaccctcccttggcgccccgtaaggcgctcaaggtgaacgttagctcctccgcccatcaggcagcggaggcgcaggctggcgtgcgacgcggcgcggcgccgggcgaggccgtttcggaggagaCGGCTGCCCAGGAGAAGGAGGAgcaagtggaggaggaggagcccatgcCTCGCGATGTTGTGGGTCTTGGAGCAGAGGCTGGGGCGTCTGCTGTTGCCGAGGCCactgagggtgaggccggagcccccgagacctccgacgtcagggcggtggacgccgaggCCATCGGGGTAGCGGTggcagaggccagagcccccgggtccgtcgagaccgaggcgatggaggtggagacggg agcactaggaaatacaggtgggaacgtggatgaggacgacactggcagactgagcgagctaatCGCTcaagcagaggtgggcttgcaggcaaaggaggatgaggatgacactggcagattgagcgagctcatcgctctagcagaggtggggttacaggcggaggaggatgacgatgcatTCTTTACTCAGGCCACAGCagccgtagatgaagcggaggccgcttactacaggcgacaggcaggtcagagcaat gggatgagggacgtgcgagactccccgccgcccgttcccgaggacgcaagGCGGCGGGCGGTCAACCGGGCGCATGCCAAGGCGCAGAAGAGgtggaaggacgccaaggtggcAAAGCACACGAGGAAGATCCTCGCACGCGAGGAACTAGAGAAGCGCCGCTG CCGAAAGCGACCTGCGGAGGTGCccaccttggcgccccttaaggcgctcaaggtgagccctggctccactgcccactgggtggtggaggtgcaagccgccatacaacgcGGCGCggtgtcggcgagggccgacccaaaggagccggccgcccaaggaggggctaccgaggcgaCCCCAACACAgatgggggagggagcgcctccgccccgcgaggccgaggctcacgATTTAGATGGGGCCGAGGCACCttcagttgccgaggccaccgaggtcgaggcccctcgggcctccgaggccgaggcgacggaggccaaGGCGCCTAGGATCACTGAGGCCGCAGCGGCGGGGGCCGGAgctcccgggaccaccgaggccacgatggcagaggccggagcccctgggaccaccgaggccgacgtGATCGCGGCGAAGCCGTGGGCCCatgaagtggagatgaaggcggcggaggcctcgatgGCACCCTTGGTCCAAGGCCCACCGCCATTGCGGGAGAGCGCTCGAGAGgtggaggtccatccgatctcctccgatgatacttcctag